Proteins encoded in a region of the Magallana gigas chromosome 8, xbMagGiga1.1, whole genome shotgun sequence genome:
- the LOC105342317 gene encoding ras-related protein Rab-24 isoform X1, translating into MMTSANSLETDFALKLTILGETYAGKTCLVTRFLHYTFMEIPSTTIGAAFVSKKIEALGKRVTLNIWDTDGSEQYQPLTKIYYRGARAAILCYDLTERTSFDKIRYWVGELQENEQHCRIYLCGTKKDLIDNDTRAVPRHKAEIIAHDLRTEHFETSSLTGENVEAVFQRIGEDYVRNMHSYPENQPKQEDDTKQAFHIGKSQEKGTTSSCALGSCFKR; encoded by the exons ATGATGACTTCTGCAAATAGCTTGGAGACTGATTTCGCGTTAAAGTTGACCATCCTCGGTGAAACTTATGCAGGGAAGACATGCTTGGTTACAAGATTtctgcattatacatttatggAGATTCCTTCAACC ACGATTGGCGCTGCTTTTGTTTCAAAGAAGATTGAAGCTCTTGGAAAAAGAGTAACTCTCAATATATGG GACACGGACGGTAGCGAACAGTACCAACCTTTGACTAAAATATATTACAGAGGCGCTCGTGCAGCCATACTGTGTTACGACCTTACTGAAAGAACaagttttgataaaattagGTACTGGGTTGGAGAACTTCAAGAAAACGAACAG caTTGTCGCATTTATTTATGCGGTACAAAGAAAGATTTAATCGACAATGACACGAGAGCCGTACCACGGCATAAAGCTGAGATAATAGCACATG ACTTGCGAACGGAACACTTTGAAACTTCAAGTTTAACTGGTGAAAATGTAG aagCAGTATTTCAACGAATAGGAGAAGATTATGTTAGAAATATGCATAGTTATCCGGAAAATCAACCGAAACAAGAAG ACGATACCAAACAAGCCTTTCATATAGGTAAATCTCAAGAGAAAGGAACAACTTCATCCTGCGCGCTGGGTTCTTGTTTTAAACG GTGA
- the LOC136271066 gene encoding neuronal acetylcholine receptor subunit beta-3-like: MSEFRISLFLCLIVISFFSDISCEDYNDVVNLTNKVLQGYSNSIIPRKNQSEVIKLDMEFSLKALNKFDVVDGKLTMVTAIALKWKDEMLNWNPSTDKNIKGLNVPLSHIWTPNLYLLNCAEEFLIYKGDPNTKEVEIESNGQTRLFFMEVLTTTCATDITYYPNDVHRCKIHLSTLTSAAKLKMGLAKVDIVDFETNGKWKILGIKSEVELLEGKNIERVVISITLERRMLFDIISIEFPVVFLGLVNAIVFKLPVDSGERMSFAMTVFLSFAVYMTLIADKIPQTSNRTSVFCMYLISMLTYSTLITFATTYSINCHHTQTSPRLNVGGWLHKVWEAIRKTTRNTSKKYRVEDLSPTPCMNSKAKDKSSTTAETTPDKSTTKTQHIDNFFFIFFVFYFVASTSIVFILILCR; encoded by the coding sequence ATGTCAGAATTCCGAATATCCCTGTTCCTGTGTTTAATTGTAATCAGCTTTTTCTCGGATATTTCGTGTGAAGATTATAACGATGTTGTAAACTTAACAAATAAAGTATTGCAAGGATATTCCAATTCTATAATTCCTCGGAAAAATCAGAGCGAAGTGATCAAGCTAGACATGGAATTTAGCCTGAAGGCTCTGAATAAATTTGACGTCGTGGACGGTAAATTGACCATGGTAACTGCAATCGCTTTGAAGTGGAAAGACGAGATGTTAAATTGGAATCCATCCACAGACAAAAACATCAAGGGACTGAATGTACCACTTTCTCACATTTGGACACCAAACCTATATCTTCTGAACTGCGCTGAAGAGTTTCTGATCTACAAAGGGGACCCAAATACTAAAGAAGTTGAGATTGAGAGCAATGGGCAGACGCGATTGTTTTTCATGGAAGTCCTTACCACGACATGTGCAACAGATATAACTTACTATCCAAATGATGTTCACCGTTGTAAAATACATCTGTCCACCTTGACGTCTGCTGCAAAACTTAAAATGGGGCTTGCTAAAGTGGACATTGTAGACTTCGAAACTAACGGTAAATGGAAAATATTGGGTATAAAGTCGGAGGTAGAGCTGCTAGAGGGGAAAAATATAGAACGTGTGGTGATATCCATAACTTTGGAAAGACGAATGCTGTTTGACATAATAAGCATTGAGTTTCCAGTTGTATTTCTGGGGCTGGTGAACGCCATTGTATTCAAACTTCCTGTCGACAGTGGGGAACGAATGTCATTTGCAATGACAGTTTTTCTGAGCTTCGCTGTGTATATGACGCTTATTGCTGACAAAATACCACAGACCAGCAACAGAACCTCTGTATTCTGCATGTATCTGATCAGCATGCTTACCTACAGTACTTTGATCACTTTTGCTACAACATATAGCATCAACTGTCATCATACTCAAACGAGCCCAAGGTTGAACGTTGGCGGATGGCTGCATAAAGTATGGGAAGCGATTCGAAAAACCACACGAAATACCTCAAAGAAATACCGCGTTGAAGATCTCAGTCCAACCCCTTGCATGAATTCTAAAGCAAAGGACAAATCATCAACAACAGCAGAGACAACGCCTGATAAATCCACAACCAAAACCCaacatattgacaattttttctttattttctttgtctTCTATTTTGTCGCTTCAACATccattgtatttattttgattctttGCCGATAG